In Balaenoptera acutorostrata chromosome 19, mBalAcu1.1, whole genome shotgun sequence, the following proteins share a genomic window:
- the LOC103009007 gene encoding zinc finger protein 134, with product MAHPCDLCGPILKDILHLDEHQETHHGLKPYTCGACGRQFWFSANFDQHQKLYNVEKLLRGDKGRTSFVKNCRACEEPHLSEKPFACEEEQKNFQTSLGSHQQKATHSKRKTRSTESREAYHIGQMHYKCSECGKAFSRKDTLVQHQRIHTGEKPYECSECGKAFSRKATLVQHQRIHTGERPYECSECGKAFSRKDNLTQHKRIHTGEMPYKCGECGKYFSHHSNLIVHQRVHNGARPYKCHDCGKVFRHKSTLVQHESIHTGENPYVCSECGKSFGHKYTLIKHQRIHTEARPFECIECGKFFSRSSDFIAHQRVHTGERPFVCSKCGKDFIRTSHLVRHQKVHTGERPYECNECGKSYSLSSHLIRHQKVHTARRL from the coding sequence ATGGCTCACCCTTGCGACTTATGTGGCCCAATCTTGAAAGATATTTTGCACCTGGATGAACACCAAGAAACACACCATGGACTGAAACCTTACACATGTGGGGCATGTGGGAGACAATTCTGGTTCAGTGCAAACTTTGACCAGCACCAGAAGCTGTACAATGTAGAGAAACTATTAAGAGGAGACAAAGGCAGGACCTCATTTGTGAAGAACTGTAGGGCTTGTGAAGAACCTCACCTGTCAGAGAAGCCCTTTGCATGTGAGGAGGAGCAGAAGAACTTCCAGACTAGTTTGGGGAGTCACCAGCAAAAGGCCACCCAcagcaagaggaaaacaaggAGCACTGAGAGCAGGGAGGCCTATCACATTGGACAAATGCATTAcaagtgcagtgaatgtgggaaagctttcagtcgCAAAGATACACTTGTCCAGCACCAGAGAATCCATACTGGAGAAAAGCCTTacgagtgcagtgaatgtgggaaagcgtTCAGCCGCAAAGCCACACTTGTCCAGCACCAGAGAATCCAcacaggagaaaggccttatgagtgcagtgaatgtggaaaagcctttagCCGCAAGGACAACCTTACTCAGCACAAAagaattcacactggagaaatGCCTTATAAGTGTGGCGAATGTGGCAAATACTTCAGCCATCACTCCAACCTAATTGTACACCAGAGAGTTCACAATGGAGCAAGGCCTTATAAGTGCCACGATTGTGGAAAAGTCTTCAGACACAAATCCACACTTGTTCAGCATGAGAGTATCCACACTGGAGAAAATCCTTATGtttgcagtgaatgtgggaaatcctttGGCCACAAATACACCCTCATTAAAcaccagagaattcatactgaGGCAAGGCCTTTTGAGTGCATTGAATGTGGGAAATTCTTTAGTCGAAGCTCTGACTTTATTGCACACCAGAGAGTTCACACAGGTGAAAGGCCTTTTGTGTGCAGCAAATGTGGGAAAGATTTCATCAGAACCTCCCACCTTGTTCGGCACCAAAaagttcacactggagaaaggccaTATGAATGCAATGAATGTGGAAAATCGTATAGCTTAAGCTCCCATCTCATTAGGCACCAGAAAGTTCACACTGCCAGAAGGCTTTAG